A single Streptomyces sp. Edi2 DNA region contains:
- the mnmA gene encoding tRNA 2-thiouridine(34) synthase MnmA has product MTDDAPRRLRVLAAMSGGVDSAVAAARAAEAGHDVTGVHLALSENPKSFRTGARGCCTIEDSHDARRAADVIGIPFYVWDLAERFREDVVDDFIAEYEAGRTPNPCLRCNEKIKFAALLDKALALGFDAVCTGHYATVVVREDGTRELHRASDMAKDQSYVLGVLDDRQLAHAMFPLGDTLTTKAEIREEAARRGLFVAKKPDSHDICFIADGDTQGFLAKRLGAAPGDIVDESGAVLGTHEGAYGFTIGQRKGLRIGHPAPDGKPRYVLDISPVDNTVTVGPADSLDVTALTAIRPRWCGRPPTAGPAPYTAQLRAHGGETEVTAEVVDGTELQVTFTEPVRGVAPGQAIVLYDGSRVVGSATIATTERRVWAEA; this is encoded by the coding sequence ATGACTGATGACGCACCCCGCCGCCTCCGTGTACTCGCCGCCATGTCCGGCGGTGTCGACTCCGCCGTTGCCGCGGCCCGCGCCGCCGAGGCCGGCCACGACGTGACGGGCGTGCACCTCGCGCTCTCCGAAAACCCGAAATCGTTCCGCACCGGCGCCCGCGGCTGCTGCACGATCGAGGACTCGCACGACGCCCGCCGCGCCGCCGACGTCATCGGCATCCCCTTCTACGTCTGGGACCTCGCCGAACGCTTCCGTGAGGACGTCGTCGACGACTTCATCGCCGAGTACGAGGCCGGGCGCACCCCGAACCCCTGCCTGCGCTGCAACGAGAAGATCAAGTTCGCCGCGCTCCTGGACAAGGCCCTGGCCCTGGGCTTCGACGCCGTCTGCACCGGCCACTACGCCACGGTCGTCGTGCGCGAGGACGGCACCCGCGAACTGCACCGCGCCTCCGACATGGCCAAGGACCAGTCGTACGTCCTCGGCGTCCTCGACGACCGCCAGCTGGCGCACGCCATGTTCCCGCTCGGCGACACCCTCACCACCAAGGCCGAGATCCGTGAAGAGGCCGCCCGCCGCGGCCTGTTCGTCGCCAAGAAGCCGGACAGCCACGACATCTGCTTCATTGCCGACGGCGACACCCAGGGCTTCCTCGCCAAGCGGCTCGGCGCGGCTCCCGGCGACATCGTCGACGAGTCCGGCGCGGTCCTGGGCACCCACGAGGGCGCGTACGGCTTCACGATCGGCCAGCGCAAGGGCCTGCGCATCGGCCACCCGGCCCCCGACGGCAAGCCGCGCTACGTCCTCGACATCTCGCCGGTCGACAACACCGTCACGGTCGGCCCGGCCGACTCCCTCGACGTCACGGCGCTGACCGCGATCCGCCCCCGCTGGTGCGGCCGTCCCCCGACGGCCGGCCCCGCCCCGTACACCGCCCAGCTCCGTGCCCACGGCGGAGAGACCGAGGTCACGGCGGAGGTGGTGGACGGCACCGAGCTCCAGGTGACCTTCACGGAGCCCGTCCGCGGCGTGGCCCCCGGCCAGGCGATCGTCCTCTACGACGGCAGCCGGGTGGTCGGCTCGGCGACCATCGCCACTACGGAGCGACGGGTATGGGCGGAGGCCTGA
- a CDS encoding DUF4232 domain-containing protein, which produces MSSSATVRTARRRRTLRLAAAALTAAAGLTLTACSGADATGAKPAGRTDAGAVSATGGAGSSTGAQDSDAQGSGAQGSGTQGSGAQAGSGTQAGSGTKADGAAKQSGSAHATGGKAGPGVQRCHTSGLKAAFATGGDAAPDPDAGGATTTSIVLTNKGGSACKIGGFPGVDLKSENGGERWSLARSSKKFSSITLQPGDSTDFTINVAMTKEETGFYQPAFADVTPPNETTSLTVEWPWGTLVDQRSATHPATFVNPIG; this is translated from the coding sequence ATGAGCTCCAGCGCCACCGTCCGCACCGCTCGCCGCCGCCGCACCCTGCGCCTTGCCGCCGCGGCTCTGACCGCAGCCGCCGGCCTCACCCTGACCGCCTGCTCCGGCGCGGACGCCACCGGCGCGAAGCCCGCCGGCCGCACCGACGCGGGCGCGGTCTCCGCCACCGGCGGCGCGGGCTCCTCCACCGGAGCGCAGGACTCCGATGCCCAGGGCTCCGGTGCTCAGGGCTCCGGTACTCAGGGCTCCGGTGCTCAGGCGGGCTCCGGAACCCAGGCCGGCTCCGGCACCAAGGCGGACGGCGCAGCCAAGCAGTCGGGCAGCGCCCACGCCACCGGCGGCAAGGCGGGCCCGGGTGTCCAGCGCTGCCACACCTCCGGTCTGAAGGCGGCGTTCGCCACGGGCGGCGACGCGGCTCCGGACCCGGACGCGGGCGGCGCGACGACCACCAGCATCGTCCTGACCAACAAGGGCGGCAGCGCCTGCAAGATCGGCGGCTTCCCGGGCGTGGACCTCAAGTCCGAGAACGGCGGCGAGCGCTGGTCGCTGGCCCGTTCGTCGAAGAAGTTCAGCTCGATCACCCTGCAGCCCGGGGACAGCACCGACTTCACGATCAACGTCGCCATGACCAAGGAAGAGACCGGCTTCTACCAGCCCGCCTTCGCGGACGTCACCCCGCCCAACGAGACCACCTCGCTGACCGTGGAATGGCCCTGGGGCACGCTCGTCGACCAGCGGAGCGCCACCCACCCGGCCACCTTCGTCAACCCCATCGGCTGA
- a CDS encoding VC0807 family protein, whose translation MTPNPLAQSLLPLVLDVGIPLASYYVLRNGFGLSEVAALGWSSVVPALRTVWGLVRGAGVNGLALVILVVNVVGLLLSTMTGDPRLMLAKDSGVSSVVGIAMIVSVFMGKPLMTAGLKPFVTKGNAAKNAAWDRLMAGSARFRRAERRFSLIWGTVLLVECGARVIGAYTVPVHTMVWLGTVLTVVAILLAMVVAGGSCAEPMEKMVRTEAEHAGGHQDGEAVAGVTAAASTATGS comes from the coding sequence GTGACGCCGAATCCGCTGGCGCAGAGCTTGCTGCCGCTGGTCCTGGACGTGGGGATTCCGCTGGCGTCGTACTACGTCCTGCGCAACGGTTTCGGGCTCAGTGAGGTCGCGGCGCTGGGCTGGAGCAGTGTGGTGCCGGCGCTGCGTACGGTCTGGGGCCTGGTGCGGGGCGCCGGGGTCAACGGCCTTGCCCTGGTGATCCTTGTCGTCAACGTGGTGGGCCTGCTGCTGAGCACGATGACCGGCGATCCGCGGCTGATGCTCGCGAAGGACAGCGGGGTGAGCAGCGTCGTCGGCATAGCGATGATCGTCTCCGTGTTCATGGGGAAGCCTCTGATGACCGCCGGCCTCAAGCCGTTCGTGACGAAGGGGAACGCGGCGAAGAACGCCGCCTGGGACCGGCTGATGGCCGGGTCCGCACGGTTCCGGCGGGCCGAGCGGAGGTTTTCGCTGATATGGGGGACCGTCCTGCTGGTCGAGTGTGGGGCGCGGGTGATCGGCGCCTACACCGTCCCGGTCCACACGATGGTCTGGCTGGGGACCGTGCTGACGGTGGTTGCCATCCTGCTGGCGATGGTCGTCGCAGGGGGCAGCTGCGCCGAGCCGATGGAGAAGATGGTCCGGACCGAGGCGGAGCACGCCGGCGGCCACCAGGACGGTGAAGCGGTGGCGGGCGTGACCGCCGCTGCGTCGACCGCCACCGGGAGCTGA
- a CDS encoding DJ-1/PfpI family protein, producing MKQRRIAFVIFEDFQPLDLFGPYEVFQYAHRLTDAYSCQIVASQPGPVRSVSGPSIHAPYGVADLNPAEIDTVVVAGGDGVDQARHDPALTGWIADVGAGARRVASVCSGVFLPAAAGLLRGRRVTTHWAREQQLKREHPELVVDCDPIFLRDGRMWTSAGMTAGMDLALALVEDDVGREVAHATAQEMVLFLRRPGPQSQFSVSLWSAQPATDPVRAVVSAIHADPGARHGIADLAAHAGLSPRHLQRRFTAELGTPPGTYVEGVRIEAAKRALVEGEHPVEALARRYGFGTAETLRRAFHRHLGVSPSDYRDRFRSTREYI from the coding sequence GTGAAGCAGCGCCGCATCGCCTTTGTGATCTTCGAGGACTTCCAGCCTCTTGACCTCTTCGGCCCGTACGAGGTGTTTCAGTACGCCCACCGGCTCACCGACGCGTACTCCTGCCAGATCGTGGCATCGCAGCCGGGACCGGTGCGCTCCGTCAGTGGTCCTTCGATACACGCTCCCTACGGCGTCGCCGATCTGAACCCCGCGGAGATCGACACGGTGGTGGTGGCGGGCGGTGACGGTGTCGACCAGGCTCGGCACGATCCGGCCCTGACAGGCTGGATCGCCGATGTGGGGGCCGGCGCCCGGCGCGTCGCCTCGGTCTGCAGCGGGGTGTTCCTGCCGGCAGCCGCCGGACTGCTCCGGGGACGGCGGGTGACCACCCACTGGGCGCGTGAGCAGCAGCTCAAACGGGAGCATCCCGAGCTGGTTGTCGACTGCGATCCGATCTTCCTCAGGGACGGGCGGATGTGGACGTCGGCCGGGATGACGGCAGGGATGGACCTCGCTCTCGCTCTGGTGGAGGACGACGTGGGCCGCGAGGTCGCCCACGCCACCGCGCAGGAGATGGTGCTGTTTCTGCGCCGCCCCGGTCCCCAGTCGCAGTTCAGCGTGTCGTTGTGGTCGGCGCAGCCTGCCACCGACCCCGTCCGCGCGGTGGTTTCGGCGATCCACGCCGATCCCGGCGCCCGGCACGGCATCGCCGACCTCGCTGCGCACGCCGGGCTGAGCCCCCGTCACCTCCAGCGCAGGTTCACCGCCGAGCTCGGCACCCCGCCCGGCACCTACGTCGAGGGCGTACGCATCGAGGCTGCCAAGCGGGCGCTCGTCGAGGGCGAGCACCCCGTCGAGGCCCTTGCCCGGCGGTACGGCTTCGGCACCGCCGAGACGCTACGCCGCGCGTTCCACCGGCACTTGGGCGTCTCACCGTCCGATTACCGCGACCGATTCCGATCCACCAGGGAGTACATATGA
- a CDS encoding DJ-1/PfpI family protein yields MTTYGLLIFDGAEELDFTGPWDVFTASSMLRDHADTAVLIAERPDAVRCNKGMRVLPDHTLDDHPPLDVLLVPGGNGTRREVSNPVLIDWIRKTAAGVAWTTSVCTGALLLHEAGPARDRRVATHYQFEEALRARGEITVVDDARFVVDGNLVTSQGVSAGIDMALWLIGRLHGRAHARAVRRYIQYEPAPPYLADEPAVAQDPGTVQLPATPHPSAHPAPPRDHVSDTA; encoded by the coding sequence ATGACCACCTACGGTCTGCTGATCTTCGACGGTGCCGAGGAGTTGGATTTCACCGGGCCGTGGGACGTGTTCACCGCCTCCTCCATGCTCCGCGATCATGCCGACACGGCGGTGCTCATCGCTGAACGCCCTGACGCCGTCCGCTGCAACAAGGGCATGCGGGTCCTGCCGGACCACACTCTGGACGACCACCCTCCGCTGGATGTGCTGCTGGTTCCGGGTGGCAACGGGACGCGTCGCGAAGTGTCCAACCCCGTGCTCATCGACTGGATCCGCAAGACCGCCGCCGGCGTCGCCTGGACGACCAGTGTGTGCACCGGGGCCCTGCTCCTGCACGAGGCAGGCCCGGCGCGCGACCGCCGGGTCGCCACCCACTACCAGTTCGAGGAAGCCCTGCGGGCCAGGGGCGAGATCACCGTGGTCGACGACGCCCGTTTCGTCGTTGACGGAAACCTGGTCACCAGCCAGGGCGTCTCGGCCGGAATCGACATGGCCCTGTGGCTCATCGGCCGTCTCCACGGCCGGGCGCACGCCCGCGCGGTCCGCCGGTACATCCAGTACGAGCCGGCTCCGCCCTACCTCGCCGACGAGCCGGCCGTCGCCCAGGACCCCGGAACCGTTCAGCTCCCCGCCACGCCGCATCCGTCAGCTCACCCCGCTCCACCCCGCGATCATGTCTCGGACACGGCCTAG
- the gdhA gene encoding NADP-specific glutamate dehydrogenase, protein MSTVQSEVNPGIHRAGPASLYAELVRRNPGEPEFHQAALEVLETLAPVLTARPEFAEAKILERICEPERQIMFRVPWQDDSGAIHVNRGFRVEFNSALGPYKGGLRFHSSVNLGIVKFLGFEQIFKNSLTGLNIGGGKGGSDFDPHGKSDAEVMRFCQSFMTELHRHLGEHTDVPAGDIGVGGREIGYLFGQYRRITNRWEPGVLTGKGLAWGGSKARTEATGYGNVLFTEQMLKQRGEELDGQQVVVSGSGNVAIYTIEKAQALGANVLTCSDSGGYVVDEKGIDLALLRQIKEVERGRISEYAERRGVSAKYVPGGRVWDVACDVALPSATQNELDEDAARILVRNGVKAVSEGANMPTTPAAVTLLKEAGVAFGPGKAANAGGVATSALEMRQNSSREAWSFERTEGELATIMRSIHHRCYETAERFGLPGDYVAGANIAGFERVADAMLDQGLI, encoded by the coding sequence ATGTCGACTGTTCAATCTGAGGTCAATCCCGGCATTCATCGTGCCGGGCCGGCATCCCTGTACGCCGAGCTGGTCCGGCGAAATCCCGGGGAGCCCGAGTTCCACCAGGCGGCTCTCGAGGTGCTGGAGACGCTGGCCCCCGTGCTGACGGCCCGCCCGGAGTTCGCCGAGGCGAAGATCCTGGAGCGGATCTGCGAGCCGGAGCGGCAGATCATGTTCCGGGTTCCCTGGCAGGACGACTCCGGGGCGATTCACGTCAACCGGGGCTTCCGGGTGGAATTCAACAGCGCGCTCGGCCCGTACAAGGGCGGTCTGCGCTTCCACTCGTCCGTGAATCTGGGAATCGTGAAGTTCCTCGGCTTCGAGCAGATCTTCAAGAATTCCCTGACCGGGCTGAACATCGGCGGCGGCAAGGGCGGCAGCGACTTCGATCCGCACGGCAAGTCGGACGCCGAGGTCATGCGCTTCTGCCAGTCGTTCATGACGGAGCTGCACCGTCATCTCGGCGAGCACACGGACGTACCGGCGGGCGACATCGGCGTCGGCGGGCGGGAGATCGGCTATCTCTTCGGCCAGTACCGGCGGATCACCAACCGCTGGGAGCCCGGTGTGCTGACCGGCAAGGGGCTGGCCTGGGGCGGCTCCAAGGCCCGTACGGAGGCCACCGGGTACGGCAATGTGCTGTTCACCGAGCAGATGCTCAAGCAGCGCGGCGAGGAGCTGGACGGGCAGCAGGTGGTGGTCTCCGGGTCCGGCAATGTCGCGATCTACACCATCGAGAAGGCGCAGGCGCTCGGCGCCAACGTGCTGACCTGCTCGGACTCCGGCGGCTATGTCGTCGACGAGAAGGGCATCGACCTGGCGCTGCTGCGGCAGATCAAGGAGGTCGAGCGCGGCCGGATCAGCGAGTACGCCGAGCGGCGCGGGGTGTCCGCCAAGTATGTGCCCGGTGGGCGGGTGTGGGACGTCGCCTGCGATGTGGCGCTGCCGTCGGCGACGCAGAACGAGCTGGACGAGGACGCCGCCCGGATCCTGGTCCGCAACGGCGTCAAGGCGGTCTCCGAGGGCGCCAACATGCCGACCACCCCGGCGGCGGTGACGCTGCTCAAGGAGGCCGGGGTGGCCTTCGGCCCCGGTAAGGCCGCCAACGCGGGCGGTGTGGCGACCAGCGCGCTGGAGATGCGGCAGAACTCCTCGCGCGAGGCATGGTCCTTCGAGCGTACGGAGGGCGAGCTCGCGACGATCATGCGCTCGATCCACCACCGCTGCTACGAGACCGCGGAACGGTTCGGGCTCCCCGGTGACTATGTGGCCGGCGCCAATATCGCCGGCTTCGAGCGGGTCGCCGACGCGATGCTGGACCAGGGGCTGATCTAG
- a CDS encoding TIGR00730 family Rossman fold protein: MNICVFCSAADLDDRYVTPARRFAELIGKGGHALVWGGSDTGLMKVMADGVQDAGGKLIGVSVEFLAHKAREGADEMVVTKDLAERKAQMLARADAIVVMVGGTGTLDEATEILELRKHGMHTKPVVLLNTAGFYDGLKEQFQRMEAEGFLPIPLTDLVFFAADGVGALAYLEEKAGIVA, from the coding sequence ATGAATATCTGCGTCTTCTGCTCCGCCGCCGACCTCGACGACCGTTATGTCACCCCTGCCCGCCGGTTCGCCGAGCTGATCGGCAAGGGCGGGCATGCACTGGTCTGGGGTGGTTCGGACACCGGCCTGATGAAGGTCATGGCCGACGGGGTGCAGGACGCCGGGGGCAAGCTGATCGGCGTCTCCGTGGAGTTCCTGGCGCACAAGGCGCGCGAGGGCGCCGATGAGATGGTCGTCACCAAGGACCTCGCCGAGCGCAAGGCACAGATGCTGGCGCGCGCCGACGCCATCGTCGTGATGGTCGGTGGCACGGGCACGCTGGACGAGGCCACCGAGATCCTGGAGCTGCGCAAGCACGGGATGCACACCAAGCCGGTGGTGCTGCTGAACACCGCGGGTTTCTACGACGGGTTGAAGGAACAGTTCCAGCGGATGGAGGCGGAGGGGTTCCTTCCGATTCCGCTCACCGACCTGGTCTTCTTCGCGGCGGACGGCGTCGGTGCGCTGGCCTACCTGGAGGAGAAGGCGGGCATCGTGGCCTGA
- a CDS encoding SDR family oxidoreductase, translated as MGTHLITGAGSGIGAAVARRLAQRGEDLWLLARNAVRAKELAAQFPGARTLVGDLALPEKLSWAFGQQPLPDRIDSLVHSAGVIELGAVGDLPAKAWQRQLAANLVAPAELTRLLLPLVRVAQGHVVFVNSGAGLHANPQWGAYAASKHGLKALADSLRAEEHGNGVRVTSVYPGRTATPMQESTHQQEGKEYDASRWIDPESVATAILTAVDLPRDAEINDVSVRPGR; from the coding sequence ATGGGTACGCACTTGATCACGGGAGCAGGATCGGGCATCGGAGCGGCGGTCGCACGGCGGCTGGCACAGCGCGGGGAGGACCTGTGGCTGCTGGCGCGCAACGCGGTCCGGGCCAAGGAGCTGGCCGCGCAGTTCCCCGGCGCCCGCACGCTCGTCGGTGACCTCGCCCTGCCCGAGAAGCTGTCCTGGGCGTTCGGACAGCAGCCGCTGCCGGACCGTATCGACTCCCTGGTGCACAGCGCGGGCGTCATCGAGCTGGGCGCGGTCGGCGATCTGCCGGCCAAGGCCTGGCAGCGCCAGCTCGCCGCCAACCTGGTCGCGCCCGCCGAGCTCACCCGGCTGCTGCTGCCGCTGGTACGGGTCGCCCAGGGGCATGTCGTCTTCGTCAACTCCGGTGCCGGGCTCCATGCGAACCCCCAGTGGGGCGCGTACGCGGCCAGCAAGCACGGCCTGAAGGCGCTGGCGGACTCGCTGCGGGCGGAGGAGCACGGCAACGGCGTCCGCGTGACCTCGGTCTACCCGGGTCGGACGGCCACGCCGATGCAGGAGAGCACCCACCAGCAGGAGGGCAAGGAGTACGACGCGTCCCGCTGGATCGACCCGGAGTCGGTCGCCACGGCCATCCTCACGGCCGTGGATCTGCCGCGGGACGCGGAGATCAACGACGTGTCGGTGCGGCCCGGCCGGTAA
- a CDS encoding methionine synthase has translation MSENSTQKWAAGAATGIGSMPGGDAREAAKTVTGSLEAFPYLPELPARGPGADMIGRTLGMLVEVYGHVEPSGWRISDRPGRDTRRAHSWLGEDLDALEEFTQGYEGPLKVSAVGPWTLATALETRNGEAAVGDPGACRDLAASLAEGLRGHLADVRRRVPGARVVLQLDEPSLTAVLQGRVKTASGYRTHRAVDRAVVEGALRDLVAVAEGGPVVVHSCAPEVPFGLLRRAGVTGISFDFSLLTEREEEAIGEAVEGGTALFAGVVPGVDSRLSDPAGSVMGVRTLWRRLGLTPGTLSESVVITPACGLAGASPAYARSALAHCVRAARSLADNPE, from the coding sequence GTGAGCGAGAACAGCACGCAGAAGTGGGCCGCGGGCGCGGCGACCGGGATCGGATCGATGCCGGGCGGTGACGCGCGCGAAGCGGCGAAGACCGTCACCGGATCGCTGGAGGCCTTCCCGTACCTGCCGGAGCTCCCGGCCCGGGGGCCCGGAGCCGACATGATCGGGCGGACCCTCGGAATGCTCGTCGAGGTCTACGGCCATGTGGAGCCCAGCGGCTGGCGGATCAGCGACCGGCCGGGCCGCGACACCCGGCGCGCCCACTCCTGGCTCGGAGAAGATCTCGATGCCCTGGAGGAGTTCACCCAGGGCTACGAGGGGCCGCTGAAGGTCTCCGCGGTCGGCCCGTGGACCCTGGCCACCGCTCTGGAGACGCGCAACGGCGAGGCGGCCGTCGGCGATCCGGGGGCCTGCCGGGACCTTGCGGCGTCCCTGGCGGAGGGGCTGCGCGGCCATCTCGCGGACGTACGGCGGCGGGTGCCGGGCGCCCGGGTCGTGCTCCAGCTCGACGAGCCCTCGCTGACGGCCGTGCTCCAGGGACGGGTGAAGACCGCGAGCGGCTACCGCACCCACCGCGCCGTGGACCGGGCGGTGGTCGAGGGCGCGTTGCGTGATCTTGTCGCGGTGGCGGAGGGCGGCCCCGTGGTCGTCCACTCGTGCGCGCCCGAGGTGCCGTTCGGGCTGCTGCGGCGGGCCGGTGTCACGGGCATCTCGTTCGATTTCTCCCTGCTCACCGAGCGTGAGGAAGAAGCGATCGGAGAGGCCGTCGAGGGCGGTACGGCGCTGTTCGCGGGCGTGGTGCCGGGCGTGGACAGCCGATTGTCAGACCCTGCCGGTAGCGTCATGGGTGTCAGGACGCTGTGGCGCAGGCTGGGGCTGACGCCGGGGACTCTGAGCGAGTCCGTGGTGATCACTCCCGCGTGCGGACTCGCGGGCGCTTCGCCCGCTTATGCCCGCTCGGCCCTCGCCCACTGCGTCCGGGCGGCGAGATCACTCGCAGACAACCCTGAGTGA
- the ligA gene encoding NAD-dependent DNA ligase LigA, producing MAGEQHAAQSDVPAAAREKHAQLAEQIEEHRFRYYVKDAPVVSDAEFDRLLRSLEALEDEHPALRTPDSPTQKVAGAYATEFTEVEHRERMLSLDNAFDGEELAGWAERIAGELGGDPRSAGYHFLCELKVDGLAVNLTYEHGRLTRAATRGDGRTGEDITPNVRTIAEIPHRIQGDRIPDLVEVRGEVYFPMEKFLELNERLVAEGKPPFANPRNAAAGSLRQKDPKVTAGRPLHMVVHGIGAREGLEIDRQSEAYDLLKGWGLPTATHNKVVDSLAAVREFIAHYGDAETRRTAVEHEIDGVVVKLDEIRLQGRLGSTSRAPRWAIAWKYPPEEVNTKLVDIRVGVGRTGRVTPYAVVEPVTVAGSEVEFATLHNQDVVKAKGVFIGDTVVIRKAGDVIPEILGPVVDLRDGSEREFVMPAECPECGTALQPAKEGDIDLRCPNARACPAQIRERLFYLAGRKCLDIENFGYVAATALSQPLEPAEPPLKDEGDLFGLSIEQLLPIKSYVLDPDSGLPKRDPKTGEEKVVTFFANQKGEPKKNALAMLENIQAAKQRPLARIITGLSIRHVGPVAAEALAREFRSIDRIRDADETELAAVDGVGATIAASLKQWFAVDWHQQIIESWRAAGVRMEEEKAGDEGPRPLEGVTVVVTGTLQSHTRDGAKEALQNLGAKVTGSVSKKTGFVVVGDNPGSKYDKAMQLKVPVLDDDGFAVLLEQGPDAARAVAVTPPEEE from the coding sequence GTGGCTGGCGAACAGCACGCAGCTCAATCCGACGTGCCTGCGGCGGCGCGGGAGAAGCACGCGCAGCTCGCTGAGCAGATCGAGGAGCACCGCTTCCGGTATTACGTGAAGGACGCCCCGGTCGTCAGCGACGCGGAGTTCGACCGGCTGCTGCGCTCCCTGGAGGCGCTGGAGGACGAGCACCCCGCGCTGCGCACCCCCGATTCACCGACCCAGAAGGTCGCCGGGGCGTACGCCACGGAGTTCACCGAGGTCGAACACCGCGAACGGATGCTGTCGCTCGACAACGCCTTCGACGGCGAGGAGTTGGCGGGCTGGGCCGAGCGGATCGCCGGTGAGCTGGGCGGCGACCCCCGGAGCGCCGGATACCACTTCCTGTGCGAGCTGAAGGTCGACGGCCTCGCGGTCAACCTCACCTACGAGCACGGCCGGCTGACCCGCGCCGCCACCCGCGGCGACGGTCGTACGGGCGAGGACATCACGCCCAACGTCCGGACGATCGCCGAGATCCCGCACCGTATCCAGGGCGACCGGATCCCGGATCTCGTGGAGGTGCGCGGGGAGGTCTACTTCCCGATGGAGAAGTTCCTGGAGCTCAACGAGCGGCTGGTGGCCGAGGGCAAGCCGCCGTTCGCCAACCCCCGTAACGCCGCCGCCGGTTCGCTGCGCCAGAAGGACCCCAAGGTCACGGCCGGGCGCCCGCTGCACATGGTCGTTCATGGCATCGGCGCCCGCGAAGGCCTGGAGATCGACCGCCAGTCGGAGGCCTACGACCTGCTCAAGGGGTGGGGCCTGCCGACGGCCACGCACAACAAGGTCGTCGACTCCCTGGCGGCGGTGCGCGAGTTCATCGCCCACTACGGCGACGCCGAGACCCGCCGTACGGCCGTCGAGCACGAGATCGACGGTGTGGTGGTCAAGCTGGACGAGATCCGGCTGCAGGGGCGGCTGGGGTCGACCTCGCGGGCGCCGCGCTGGGCGATCGCCTGGAAGTACCCGCCGGAGGAGGTCAACACCAAGCTCGTCGACATCCGCGTCGGCGTCGGCCGTACGGGCCGGGTCACGCCGTATGCCGTGGTCGAGCCGGTGACGGTGGCCGGCTCGGAGGTGGAGTTCGCCACCCTGCACAACCAGGACGTGGTCAAGGCCAAGGGCGTGTTCATCGGGGACACCGTCGTGATCCGCAAGGCCGGCGACGTCATTCCGGAGATCCTGGGCCCGGTCGTCGACCTGCGGGACGGCAGCGAGCGGGAGTTCGTGATGCCGGCCGAGTGCCCCGAGTGCGGGACGGCGCTGCAGCCCGCCAAGGAAGGCGATATCGACCTGCGGTGTCCCAACGCCCGTGCCTGCCCCGCCCAGATCCGCGAGCGGCTGTTCTATCTGGCGGGCCGCAAGTGCCTGGACATCGAGAACTTCGGCTATGTCGCGGCGACGGCGCTCAGCCAGCCGCTGGAGCCCGCCGAGCCGCCGCTGAAGGACGAGGGTGATCTTTTCGGCCTCTCCATCGAGCAGCTGCTGCCCATCAAGTCGTACGTCCTCGACCCCGACTCCGGCCTGCCCAAGCGCGATCCGAAGACCGGCGAGGAGAAGGTCGTCACCTTCTTCGCCAACCAGAAGGGTGAGCCGAAGAAGAACGCCCTGGCCATGCTGGAGAACATCCAGGCGGCCAAGCAGCGCCCGCTGGCCCGGATCATCACGGGCCTGTCGATCCGGCATGTGGGCCCGGTGGCGGCCGAGGCGCTGGCACGGGAGTTCCGCTCGATCGACCGCATCCGGGACGCGGACGAGACGGAGCTGGCCGCCGTCGACGGCGTCGGAGCCACCATCGCCGCCTCGTTGAAGCAGTGGTTCGCCGTGGACTGGCACCAGCAGATCATCGAGAGCTGGCGGGCCGCCGGCGTCCGGATGGAGGAGGAGAAAGCGGGCGACGAGGGCCCGCGTCCCCTCGAAGGCGTCACCGTCGTCGTAACGGGCACACTTCAGTCACACACCAGAGATGGCGCGAAAGAGGCCCTACAGAACCTCGGAGCGAAGGTGACCGGTTCCGTTTCGAAGAAGACCGGATTCGTAGTGGTGGGCGACAACCCTGGTTCGAAGTACGACAAGGCCATGCAGTTGAAGGTCCCCGTGCTGGACGATGATGGCTTCGCGGTGCTGCTGGAGCAGGGTCCTGACGCAGCGCGAGCGGTAGCTGTCACTCCGCCTGAGGAGGAGTGA